From a region of the Monodelphis domestica isolate mMonDom1 chromosome 8, mMonDom1.pri, whole genome shotgun sequence genome:
- the TXNDC9 gene encoding thioredoxin domain-containing protein 9, translating to MEAHTSVDMFAKVLENQLLQTTSIVEQQLDAEIQKLDQMDEDDLERLKEKRLEALKKAQQQKQEWLSKGHGEYRELPSEREFFQEVKESKKVVCHFYRDSTFRCKILDKHLALLAKKHLETKFLKLNVEKAPFLCERLRIKVIPTLALVNDGKTKDYVVGFTELGNTDDFTTETLEWRLGCSDIINYSGNLMEPPFQSQKKFGTNFTKLEKKAIRGKIYDSSDSDDD from the exons ATGGAAGCACATACATCTGTTGACATGTTTGCAAAAGTCCTGGAGAATCAATTGCTTCAGACAACCAGCATTGTGGAACAGCAGCTGGACGCTGAGATTCAAAAATTGGATCAGATGGATGAGGATGATTTGGAGCGCCTTAAAGAAAAGAGACTCGAAGCACTAAAGAAAGCACAACAGCAGAAACAA GAATGGCTTTCAAAAGGACATGGTGAATACAGAGAACTTCCTAGTGAGAGAGAGTTTTTTCAGGAagtcaaggaaagtaaaaaagtagtttgccatttctacAGAGATTCCACATTCAG ATGTAAAATACTAGATAAACATTTGGCATTATTGGCCAAGAAGCATTTGGAGACCAAATTCCTGAAACTAAACGTGGAAAAAGCACCTTTCCTGTGTGAAAGACTTCGTATCAAAGTTATTCCCACCCTAGCTCTGGTGAATGATGGGAAAACAAAAGATTATGTAGTAGGTTTTACTGAACTAGGGAATACTGATGACTTCACCACAGAAACTTTAGAATGGAGACTTGGCTGTTCTGATATTATTAATtacag tggAAATTTGATGGAACCACCATTTCAAAGCCAAAAGAAATTTGGAACCAACTTCACAAAGTTAGAAAAGAAAGCCATCCGAGGAAAGATATATGATTCTTCTGACTCTGATGATGACTAG